The DNA region TTATGTAACCTGACTTCAGACTATGGATTGCTTGCCAATTATTCACATACTCCACTATGCTTTTATATACATACCtacgtatatatatgtatatacatacacaatgtgtgtgtatgtttgcgGCATGCAGTTCATGATACTTGTGTGATAATGTTTCCTCTTACTGATGGGGTTGGAGAAGGAGAATAagagttaggaaaaaaaagtcacactccGGGACTAAAATTTCAGATAAATAATCATTCATTATAATGGAACTTATGAGAATTGTGACTATTTTCATGGCTAAAGCAATAGTTCATCTGAAAAGTGGAGTACAACTGATGACGTAACCTAGCCACATAACATAGACATTTGCATACCATAGTCTTTGCTGCAGTTGAGCAGATCGACAGTTTGTGTAACTCCAGTGATGTGTCTTATGTGGGACTAagtgttgttatttttaatgagTCAATAAAACTGGACTGGCAAGAACCAGTCTTGTACTGTGACTTCCTGAAGAAGCAAGAATTATGTCTTTCTGCTAAGAAATGGCCCCATATTTTAGAAGGTGCAAGGAGAAAGCAAGCTGGTCCCTACaatatgtgtaatttttttccctctgtgaacTAGTGTCCTGCCAGTGCAGTTTCTTGTGTTCAGCACATTCCCATTGTCTTGACTCCTGTTGCTTGTTTCATTGCTTCCTTCCCCAGCACCACAAGGGAGATATATCCCAGAGTTGTAGAAGTAGTAATGGCTGTCATCATCATAAATCCTCATGCATTTGGCTCTTCTCACAGTTGTGGGCACCTCTCCCTTCATCTGGGGACTCACCATTAGGGCAGTAGGAGCCCGGATGGAAACTCTCTGAGAACCTCTGAAAAGTGGTTAGCTTCCTTCCACTTGATCTTACTTGTCCTAGCCTGTTTCAACTACCCAGCCTCTTGACATCCTCAGAAAACTTCTAAATGTGCTGAATAGCATTTGGAGGAGGCTGACAGGAAGCAGAGCAGTCAGACTCAGGACTGTGTGAAACAATCTGCATGGATTGCTATCTGTCTATAGGACACTTGGTCATTTATAAATTCCTctaagcttttattttcttccccccACTAAGTGCTTAGCTATTTTCATCACCATCTATGTTCATGGCTGcagcttttcctttgcctttgggAGTCTGATTGACACGCTGATTTATTTTTAGTTACATtgctaattattatttttgtgaGTATAGTGTTTCATTATTCATTAAAGCTGGGGAGACATTTTAGTCATTTCTCAGTAGAACGAATGTGAATTCAGTAACCAAAATAGGATCTCTGCATACGGGTTAAGAGAGCTAGGAAGAATGGTCTGGCAAAGATGGATGGTCTGACAGGTGAGAGCTATTGTTATACAAAGGAATGTTACTAAGAAAGCACGAACAAGCTGTTCTCAACATGAACAAGAAGCAAGGGGTTGACCGAAACTCGGGGAGGAACTCTGTAGTTCACCAGTGGAATAACAGCCAGAGAAGCCCAAAGAATCATCTTTTGTGAAAATGTACAAAGACTGACATGAGACCCTGCTTTTGCAGGGTGggtaaaagatgaagaaaatcagTCTTGCTGCAGTGGAAAGTGAGGGCCTAGAGGACCCTCCAATCCACCCTCCAGTGGATCCAGCTGGCCCTCGGGTATTCTGAATGATCCTTTCCTCACTACAAAGTTATGCAAAGTGAACTGGTCCTTATTAACAGGAGATGAAACACTGCACAATTTTCTGACATTATTCTCTTTGTGCGTACTTCCCAGTGCTTTCTGTCTGGCTTTGCACTGGGTCCTGAGGGAAGAAGCCCCTATTCCAAAAAACAGGTTCCACTCAGGGTGAAAACTTGCTTTCCAGAACACTTCTTTAGCAGGACAGAAAGAAGTGGAAAGAACTTTGTGCACTCTGCCTGCCCAGCCATCCCCTCATCCTCACCAGAGGTCCCTTCTCCCTTGAGTCCTTTGTCAGTGTAGCCCATGGCTGCTGAGTAAAGCCCTCCACAGAGAGGGCTCCAAGGATGCCAGGGTAGTTCAGTATGGCTGTGTTAAAGGTACACCAGATAGATAGAGAGCAATCTAAACTGTTTGCCTGGGGAGAACTCCTAGTGGGACAAGGTATCTGTCTCCTATATTTGATGTCTTATAGAGTAAGTTTAACTCTTCTCATTCTCACCTGCACTAGTGACCAAGGAGGGAAGAGATATGggatctctttctttctctgcttgttCTTTAAAGAcataaaaggaatgaaaaaaattgtAGGCTAAGAGTAATTTCACAGGAAGTTTCCTATGAGGTATTTGGCATCCAAGACATGCTGTTGCTGTGAAGCATTCAGATCCATAAGAGGGGCTCACGTTCTACATACTGCTTTTGGTGACTCTGTACACATGTTGTCATAAGCGAGAGCCCTATCTGCTGCCTTGCAGAAGATCTGTAGGGCACTGATGACGCTGCTGAAGTGAGGGTGGGTGGAGGGAATTACCAAGTCAAGTCAGAGGCAAAAGTGCATGTGTACAAATGAAGGAGATCTCTAGGTCAGGCAAGCCCAGCTGGGCATGAAAAGCCACAACACAAATCAATAAAGTGAGCTACTGTGAAGATCAGAGTTAGCACCCTCAAGTCTCCTTCAACACTGGTATTTTCTGCCTCTAACAGCAAGGTTGACTTTTGTCCTAGTGGAACCAGGGCTGGTATTAGGCAACCCCCAAGAGCAAGAAGCTAAGAGCAAGAAGCTAagccagcagagcctctcctgGCTGCTAAGGAGTGGCTCAGTGCCACCGAGACCCACTGAACCCTTCAGAACCAGAAGCTACTAAAAAGCCAGCTGACCCTGTAAGGAGATGTAGCCTGTATCAATAGGTAGCAGCCTTTCCTGTGAATTCCTGCTCTTTGGGGATATAAGATCCTGGTACATGCACAGTTCAGTTCTGCAGTGAAGATATAGGATGGGACTACTGGGAACAAAAGCTGAAGAGGTTATGAGAGGGATATCTTAGACTGAGTTAGTTTAGTGTCAATTTGTGTAAGAGACCTGCAAGTCTGGTTACTTGGGTTTTGCTGGatgcagtgctggtgatttgAAAGATTGTACTGTGCTCCCTGGGGAATGGTGAAGCTGTTAGCAGAATGTGATGCTCTGGGTTATGTTCTCTTTCAGGAGATGAGAAAGACAAAAGACAAAGGCCTGGTCAGGAGGATAATTAATGGTAAGAGAGGCAGTACTAACTGTACTGATCTTGTCAGATCCTGATCAAGGATCCTGGTTACTACCTTCTTCAGGTCACTGTGCAATTTCAGGGGGATTTAGTACTCCTGTCCCCACCCCGAGTTAACTTGCTGTGTGCGGCTGTGGGCACAGGTAGCAGCTACAGGGTTTCACCCCAGCAGTAGCTTCAGTACAGAAGAAGAGAGACATTTTCTTCTGTGTGCAGGTGCTAGGTGTAAAGCAGTGGAGGCTGAAAAGGCCTGTAGAAACACCACTGTCCAAATGCTCTGTGGAGTGGGAGAAGCTCATTGCAGAGCAGTGTGGGAAGGCACAGGGGGCTGTTGCACAGCCAAAGTATTTTCCTCATTGAAGCCTTAGCTAACACAAGCATAGCAGTGGATGCTCTGTGATGAATGGAGAAGATATTCATGAGAGCAGCTTGCCTCTCCTGCAGTGCCACAGTGAAAACTCAGATTTCAAGTGCAGAGTAAGCGTTGCTCTTTCCATTTCACAAGTAGGGTGACCCAGAACTATGAGTGAAGGACTTGGGACTTGAACCCCCTTTGCTCCTGACTTGGGTTTCCTCTCCTGTATCTCTCCACTGCCTTAGAGGAGCTGTTCCATGTACCAGGACAGATTTGACTCGGGGCAGGTCACTTTGCACCTCTGTTGTCTGGGATGAGAAAGGAGCTGGCGAGGCTCTGCCTCGGACTTTTACACATTATCACATCAATAACCAAATCAATGTGCTTCCTgacagggccagctccccagcaGGGCACTGCCACCAGCAATGCTCGCAGGGATAGCCTGGCTGATCTGGGAGAGAGGCTGACCAAGGGGTTGCCAGGACTACTGCTATCCCTGTGCTCATGCAGATGGAAGCCAGGGTTGTGCAGCGAGGTGGCACATGTCAGAGAGTGCTGCCAACACCTCATTCAGCTGTGGCATGGACAGTCATGCAGGTCTGCTCCAGGGGACCCTGCTCAGCTATTTAGCTGCTCTGTTTTTCTTGACATCTCTCGCTATCACACCCTTCACATGTggatcagtgatttttttctctcgCACGCTCTCTCCCCTCACTCTCCCTTACGCTGTATCTCATTTCTTCCAGTGTACCTCttatttctttgtctcttttccaTTCAGTGGCTTGGCTTTGGCCAGGTTTTACCTCTCTCcctgcctttccttttctcttcttcatttGATTCCTttgttcttccctcttttctcatttcttctctcccttcagcTCTGTCTTCTCCTCCCCCAGCCTTCCACCTTCCAGACCAGCTCCATGGGTTTTAACCCCACACCTCCTCTTCGCTGCTCTCCCCCTCGCCATGGCATGGCCTGGGGCTGTGTTGGAGGAGCAGCCTCCCTGGGTCTGTGCTGGTGGGCAACCTCCAGAGGGGAGGCCAGCCACCATGCAGAGCACTCAACCAGCTGCACTGGCAAAACCTGCACTCCAAGCAGTTTCCCAAGCCACTGGGAATTAATCTGCACCTTGCTTTCCCTAATTGCTGGGGATGTTTGTTTGATTTTAACAATCTGTAAATGCTTTCTCAGAAGATAATTGCCCCCATTCTAGTgacataaattaaaataataataataataataataaaacaaatacagcCCTGCACTTACAGCCAAGCAGGAAGGAAGCTACTTGATGCTTAGCTCTCTCTCATCACTAGGTTGAGTGATTTCATGGCATTGTCAGTCATGGCCTACAGGAGGTATCAGCGGTTCAAGGTTAACAGGCCGGTTAAAAAGAGGGTTGAGGAACTGGATGGCCTTGGGGCTTGAGCCTTTCACTACTATTCTGCTGGCTGCAAAAATCCTGGGCAAGCCAGCAGAGAGCATAAATGGGTGCTGAGTTAGTGGTATCTTTGAATGTGAAATGGGCATATGGGACCTGAGCCTTGTTGCTCATGGACAAATGGTCCCGGCATAGAATTCCTCATAACAATTAGGTACAACCCAGGAAACGTCCAGGTAACCTCAGAGTTTACTCAGTCTGAGGAGACTTCCCATAATCAGAGCTGGGGGTGCAGCACTGTGTTCTCACAGAGGGGATGGGGTAAGAGCTGTAggacaaaagctgctgctgctgctgcttgtggaaAGTGCTCTAGAGACACTGCCTAACCCGGGGCTCTGGGGAGGCTCAGTGACTGCCTGCAACGGACCTCAAGGAAGCAAGTCTGAGTTGTAAATTAACTTCTGGCCCTTGGTTGTGGTTAAAGCGGAAGCAAGTGTGTCCAGCTCTCTTGGGGCAGGCAATCTGAGCCACTGGAGATTAACAACTTCTTCCTGAAAATTTCTGTGGAATCCAAAACtaagcaagaagaaaagaaagagagagagagagaagggatggGAGAGGGAGAGTTTGCTAATTCAGGGTTTCATTACTTGGCCATGATCAGCAGAGCATGCAGGGATTCAGAGTGTGAAGTTGTTACTTTAAGTCATATAGCAGCAACAGTCCTTGCTTGAAAAGTCAGGAAAAGGTCCACCCAAGCCACAGGGTTTGGGTCAGGATAAAATTTTTCAGTAGTCTCGTGATATTCAGGTCTGTGTCTTTGTCTAAGCAGCTGAAATATTCTTGCATTCTTTGTATGTCTTTTTTCTAACCAAAGCATAGTTTAGGGAAATTTTTTACCTGGCCCTTTTGATGAATCTCTTCAGCATGGTCTATTTTGGGAAAGCATTTACTCTGTCAGCTTGGATAGCTTCCTGTTTCATTCCCAGGCTCTGGTCCCTTGAACTGAACACCTGCTGATTGGCTCCTTCTGGAGCAACACAAGTATTTCCCTCCAAAAGAGAGACTAGGCACAGCTCCCAGCACAGTATGCACCAGGATCCAGCTTGAGGAAAGAACATAGATGTGGATTGTGCCAAGCACCCAAGGTCTTCAACATGGTACTCGCAAGCCTTGTGCCTTTGAGTGCCTTCACATGCTCAGGCTGTGCCTCAGGATAAACAAACACAAGCCCTTGACAtcatgaccccacaaccacaGGAGTACTACACAGAGCCCAGACAAGACCAAAGGCAAGCACTGTTTCTCACAGACATCTATGAGCTGCTCTGCTCCAGTAAACATCCCTGCATATGAGCCACTTTGCACCAGCTTCAGGGGTGAGGCTCTTCCTTCTCTGACAGAGCCCACAAAGGCAACATAGTCATTACTGAGCACCCTTCTCCATTTAACCAGGTGAGCCGTAGGGGCTTCAAGATGGTAAATGACACAACGGTTGACCACCATATTAACAGAAACGGAGTGACAAACAGACGGGAGGGTCACAAAAAAGGCTGAAGCAGGTATAACAGATTTATTGAGAAGGCACAGTTAAAATAGTTAAATATGTCCAGTTTAGCTAAATGGTTATTTTATACCTCACTTCTCAGTCACCCTATGCATGTGTGAACAACATTCTTCCATCTGCCTGATCATCATTAGCTTGTTCCATTCCAGGCACCAGAAGATAGAAGGGAAATTTCCTAAGTGTGAGAGGATCTTATAGAGAAAAGAATGGAAACTCCATTGTTAGAGGAATTGGAAACTGGAGAGCTGGTACCCTGCTAGTTATGCACTAGGGAACCGTCCTCAATAAGCCTTGGGAGAGATGAAGTAACCTTTTCCCTCTCAAGGGTGCTTTTCCCACCATCACCACAGCCAGTCTGGAAAAAGGAGCTCTGTTTGTTTCCTCACCTTGCAGACAGGTCGAGCTGAGGGGTGCCATCCTCTAGCCGGGTGTCTTCACATCATTTAACTGGGTTAAAAATAAGCTGTTCTCTGTGCTAAATTGCTTCCTCACTTCACAAGGCGTGaaagtcttttctctctctcatgtgtCCATGCTTTGCTCCTTCTGGAGAGACAGCTGGTcttttctttaaagcattttgCTCTTTAAATGCTGTGTCTGAGACAAATCAGGTCATATAGAGCCAGGCCCACAAAAACATTGAGGTGACTCAATCctgtgaaatcagtgggagtCAGGTGCCTAAATTCCATTGAGAGTCTGGGCCCAAGTGACCTTGAACGACACCAGTACAAACCTACACTGTGCTCTTGTCAAGATTATAGCATTGTATAAGGTGTGCCTTAACCCCACAAATATCACAAGCAATTAGTTGACGCAGGACTGCTTCACCTGGTTAACTGAAGGGAAGATCTCCATGCATACATTAGTGCAGGTGTCAACAACTTGGGGCCCTATGTATCTCTGGATAGAGAACAAGGAGGTTTTATTAAGAATATGGTAACATAGGGGACATTTCCTCTTGGGCTGTGGAATGGATTACTGATAACTGTCACTTTTCCTACAGGTGGGCAGGCTTTGGCCAGCATTGATGTCTTCTCTGGTGAAAGCTTTGTAAACCCTAAATCCTGACTCCTGGCACACAGGTTTCAGAATACCAGGAGATGGCTGGGTGAATCCAGGGGCTCTGGGGTTTGGGGTTATGTTAAAGAAGAGTTCTTATCTAAGGACAGAAAGGAGTGGGAACCAGGGTTATGTTTCAGTGTATAACAGCCTGATCCTAAGATGAATGTTAAAGGAGGCTGACATGTGCTGTAAATTACTGGGCGGAGGAACACCAGGAAAGAGAGAGGTACAGAGACAGGTCCTCTGGTATGAAGCAGAAGAGACCGTATAAgattaaaagacattttaaaggaaCAAGAAGTTCTTTCTTGATCTCTCCAACCGAGTGTTCAAAACAAGAAAGCTATGTGATTATTTTTCTGTCCTTCTTCTCTGGTTTTTGTTCATTGCTCTGCctgctttttttaaaggcaagTCAGCCTCTCCAAAGCTAAGCAAGGGAGGTGCTGGGATCAGGAGCTGTGATTCAGCACCACAAGACAGAAATGAGCAAACAGCAAGCAAGGATGGAGGCACTCAGTCTCCTCCTGTCTCGCTCTTTGCTTATGTGTGGCTGAAAAAGCATGGAACAGTTGTGAAACATCTGGTCTCTCcatctcacctttcctgctgTAATGGGATGTGGTACATTCAGATGGGCCTGGAGGTTATAGCAATGCTTTCTTCATTCTTAGCCCTATGTTGTCACTTCTGAAGGCTTTGGTTTTGGAGATGGAAGGTGGAAAGGAGGCCAGGGATTAAAAATCTAGCTGAGTAAATCATGAGTCAATGGAATTTCCATGTTCCTGGTACCTGAGAACTAACTTCTGCCCTACCTGTGTCCTGGATATGTAGATAGGAACATAAAAGTTTAACCGTGCATTTCATGAGGGCAAATCCTTGCCTTGTAAACCTACTTTTGTGGGTATGTGGAGATGGTCCAAAGAAAAAATGCATGTGTTTGACTATGTATGTCCTTTTATACATCCTTATAACTATGTGTCAACCTGTCTCAGTGATTTCAAGTCCTCCTGGCCTTGAAGGATCGATTTGCTTCACACTAAATGAAACAGATTATATCTCTGTGTAAAATGAGGATGACAGTATGCTGCATGTACACTTATGATATCATGACATTTCAATATTAAGTTCCAGTATGAATTTACTTTATACATGAATGTGTAaatgaggtgtgtgtgtgtgaatgaaaCCTATCCTTAACAGACCTGATTTTTGGCTGGGGGCTCTGGATTCTGTACAagtgctaataataataattcacttTTATTCCAGAAGCCACAATACTACAACCAAGATGTCAAACACACATGGCAGATATATAAGACAGATGATAGATTTCTTGTTTTCCACTGAGATAACTTTGAATACGCCCTGGCAAGGCTGACTCACCCTTTTAGCTTTCCAAAGAAGATAAATTGCTTTCCAGGAGCTTCACCGTGTACAGGTTATTTTTGAGCAGCTTCCTTAATTAAGGTTTATCTGCTGTATGTGTAATCCACAGATGAAGAGCCCTTGTCTCTTTTGATGAGAACAGAAGTTTCCCTCTGAACAATGTTTCTCACCCAGCCCATTGTTATACAACATGACATACATACTAGCTGAATACTGTATCCTTGCCCAGAAGTAGCTGCAGGCCAGTAGCCTGAAAATACATCATTTCAGATGTCCAGGATCCTTCAAGGGGGAAAGATTGAATAGAAATGGAATTCCTGAATGGCACTAAAAGCAATCTGAGTTGGCACAGACTAACTATTAATACCTTTCTTTCAGCCATGACCTTAAACCCCACCTCTACTCCAGCCTCACGTTTCTTATCTTTTATATCTGAAATGATGCTGTTGGAAATGCAATTTGCGATTTTGAACCTTGTGAGCTGGCAAGGACTCAAACTGATGTCATCCCAACTGGGATAAAAGGACAGTGATGTCATCACTGTAGCAAAGGAGCCTCTTAGCTTTGTAAATGCAGTAGGTGCAGGTGAAAGGTTTCAGTCCAGCATCCATAGAGGAAAAAGGGAGGCAGGTGGACCCTGCAGTGCACTGCAGTCACAGCTCTCCAGGAATTCATCTGTCAGAATAGCAAGAGAACTGACTGTAGGACTTGCCGTGCCCTGGACCTCCTGCTAGCAGCAGGAAGGAGATAAGCCTTTGCAGGGCTGCTGGTGAGCCCTAACTCCACTGGGGAAAAAGTCACAGAGGCAAGATCACACTTCATAATAGCTGTCCTAGGTGGGGCAGGAGGGTACCTGGGATGTGAGAGGAGCAAGGCCAGTGGTGAGAGAGCTCCCCCCTCTACCCTGGGAGTTTCCTCTTTGCCCAGGAATTAACAGTTTTGTCACATTTTCTATCGGTTTTGCAGGAATCAGAATATGGAACTGGACCTTAAGGGTCTTGTGGTTATATCTAAGTTTTCTTTCCAGTCTCCCAACCCTGCAGCTATTTGAAACTGGCCACAGACCTTAGATACCTTGGCTCTGCCTCTCAGTGTTATACAGTGCTAGAAAGGAATAGTTAGCATACGTCCATGTTGCTGTGGCTTCAGTGTACTGCAGACATGCTCTAGCTCTCTTTAAGACAGCTAGTCCAGGTATTAGTAGTAATGTTGCCACAGCAACATAGAACTTGGCACAAACTGCAAAACCTGCCTaaggaacaaaataaatgaacCTGTGCAGAGCCCATATTACCCTGTCTGGCTCACAACTGTTCCTTGGGTAGTTTAAAGCTGCTTCTGATTTGCTTCCATCTCCATGTAGACCTGTGCTGAAATGATGCTGAAGAGCTTATCCTAGACACTGAATAACGCAGGTTCAGAGTTAGCTATGCAGACAAAAGAGCAGGTTATAAGAGGCACATAAATGGTTACAACATGCTAATGTGTTCATCATCTTTACACATAACTGTCACCTGCTGCCTGACAAACTGACATTTACATGAGAGCCCACTTTCCACACCACATCACTTAAAGCACTTGAGGAAGAGTAGATGtaagtgctcagctctgcccttaTGATAGGTACAACAACCATTTTCTCCCTGTGCGTAGGCAATAACATGAAAACTCCTTATGCTGAATCTTATATGTTAATATCAGTTAATATTCATTCACAAACTTTTTCACTCTTCCCCTACATAAGCATGGTGGTGCCTAGTCTCACCCCCAGACTTGTATCCTGGTGTGTTCAGACCTGTTCTGCACAACTATGTGGAGAGGCTGTCTTCTTTGGTGATGTGGGGCTGGTCGTTCCTTGGCCCCCAAGCCCCCTTGAGCTCACTCGTTTACCTGCggaagaggggaggaggagcTGCTGTTGCTCAGCCTGCCCTTCAGCATATCTTGCAAGTGCTGGCATGATCCTGCTTGTGCGCAAGTGCTGGGGTGGGGAATCCTGCGCTTGCTGAGAGCCTGGAGGGATGTGGTGGGTACCAGCTCTGGCACGCTGGTAGTCAAGCATTGAGTTCACTTGTACTGCTTTGCTTACACATGTGTGCCTTTCTGCGTctcatgtctgtgctcatgctcTGCAACAGCAATGATCATTTCCagtctgtttctcactgatgctGCTGGAGTGGCCAGTCTTCTCTCCCCCGCTTCGCAAGTGTGGTGTTTCCGGTCTTATGTGTGCATACTGCAGTGGCTTATTCTCTGTTACTACTGCTGGACTCTTTTTGAGTGTATTTATCAACTGTGTCCTCTGCCTGCTATTCTGGTCCTGGGCCTTTCCCCAAATGGCATCTCTCAGTAGCAATGGCCTAAGAAGTGATTTCCTCTTCACACCCATGAATAGTTGCTTGCTATCTCTTTCAGccagctcattttctttctcttgtgaCCTGAGCCAGTGCTGGAAGTCAGGTGCAGACAGCAAAGAGGCCACTGCCTCTGCTTCTGAGTAGCTCTTTTGAATGATTCCCATTGGGAATTTTAATAGAACAGTGTCCTTTCATCAGTATGCAGCTGAGCTGTTACTGGCTCATGAGCTGGTAAATTATTGGGGTGAAACATGGTGGATTCAGTGGGGGTTTACAAATCAAGGATTATCCCTCTGTAGCAGACCAGCAGAAAGCACAGATTCTGTTATGGTCCTTTTTAAGACTTTAATACATGGCTTAAGGCACACAAGCATGGGAAATGGCAGTTCTTTGTTACAAGGCTGAATTCCTCCCAGTGCTCAGAGAAATAATATTAATCTGCTAAAACTGGAAAGACTGATATCTATCTGCCTATTATTCCTTCACTGAAGGTATGAGTGGAGGAGCAGAGGCAGTGCTTGAAGTGCTTGCAGGAAGGGCATTTGAGAGGTGTACATCATGTGAATATCTGTGTATATCTGGCTGTGCATCTGTGGTGGAGCGTGTGGCAATACTATTCTATATTGGCAATCCTGAGCCAAAAAGCTATAAAGGACACAATGCTCAGTGTTGATAGAGTCACACACCTGTGAAACATGGtgtcattaaaaagaaacaaagaattgAAGGCTTAGGTGGATTGTGAAAGACCGTGAAAATAACCTGagggaaaatgttttgaaaatgacaaggggaaaaaattggTATATTTCAGAACGGATGGCAAAATAAATAATTGGAATAAACAGAGACAACCCAGCTGGTTCGGGTCTTTCCAGGCTGCCAACATGCTCTCAGCATTGCTGATTGAGATGATGAGGTGCtgtaaattcccctctgtctgtCCAGCCCTTTTACTTAATTACAGCCACCTGGTTTCAAACCCATACCAAAGGAAAAGGCTATTTCAAAATTTGCCACCTGTTAGCAGGAGGGGGAGGTGGGATATTTCTAGTGGAACCAGAGCTTGGGCTGTACCTGCAGAGGTCCTGACTTATCTCCCTGTTTTCTCCTCTGTCCTTCCTGTTTTTATTCAAAGGTTGAAAAAAATGAGGATGGGGACCAAAAAATTGAGCAAGATGGCATCAAACCAGAAGATAAAGCTCATAAGGCAGCCACCAAAATCCAGGCCAGCTTCCGTGGACACATAACAAGGAAAAAGCTCAAGGGGGAGAAGAAGGGAGATGCCCCGGCCTCTGAGACTGAGACCGCTGACAAGAAGGAGGAAGGCCCTGCTGGCAGAGCTGGGGAGAACAAAGAGAGTGATGCGCCTGCTGCCACAGAAGCTACAGCTGCTGACAGTGTCCAGGTGGAGGAGGGCAGCAAAGACAGCAATGcaccagcagaggagaaaaaaggggatgGAGTTGCTGACACGGGCTCAGAGCAGCCAGCCCCACAGGCTGCCACTCCTGCTGCTTCCTTGGAGGAAAAGCCTGCCGCTGCTGCCGAAACGGAAAGTGCCGCTAAAGCTTCCACTGATAACTCGCCGTCCTTGAAGGCTGATGAAGCCCAAGACAAAGAGGAGCCTAAACAAgccgatgtgcctgctgctgacaccACTGCCACCACCACCCCTGCCGCAGAGGATGCTACTGCCAAGGCAACAGCGCAACCCCAAATGGAGACAGTGGAGAGCAGCCAAACCGAAGAGAAGACAGGTGAGTGAATGCCAGGGAGTGGGCCTCTCTAGAAATGGATGCCTCCCTTGGTCTCCTGGGGATGCATCTGAGGTTGATCTGCAAGGGACAGTGCAGGGATCAGAATGAGAATTAACAAGGTAATCCCTTGCTGGGTTTTAGAGGGGGGAGATGCATATTGTTGCTTAACATGCTCTCCTCTGCTTCCCAGAAGCTTTTGGAAATACTGCACCTCCTCTGGAGGTTCATGTTCCTCTAGGTGGATGTGTCATCCAGCCCATTCTGCATGGTGGCAGGAGAGTGTCAGGCAGCTGTGAGGTTTGGAGGAGTCTGGGAGAGCTCCCCAACCACTGCATACACTAAGAGGAAGATGAACCTTCTCAGGCGCACTAACGCAGGCAGCTTCAGTGGAGCAATAAAGCAGCCTGAGCTGATACCATCTCACTAGAGGCTGCCAACTTGAACTGGAAATTTCGTGAGGGAAAAACTCTTTCATACTGCAGGAGGTAATTTAGTCTTCCTGGTGGGATGGTCAAGAAGGAgccaaaaa from Apteryx mantelli isolate bAptMan1 chromosome 1, bAptMan1.hap1, whole genome shotgun sequence includes:
- the GAP43 gene encoding neuromodulin, encoding MLCCMRRTKQVEKNEDGDQKIEQDGIKPEDKAHKAATKIQASFRGHITRKKLKGEKKGDAPASETETADKKEEGPAGRAGENKESDAPAATEATAADSVQVEEGSKDSNAPAEEKKGDGVADTGSEQPAPQAATPAASLEEKPAAAAETESAAKASTDNSPSLKADEAQDKEEPKQADVPAADTTATTTPAAEDATAKATAQPQMETVESSQTEEKTDAVEETKPTESAQQEEVKEEESKADQENA